TTTAACattcatagaaatgaaaaatgaactcATAGAAATTCCAGAAACATGGAAcagagaaaagtaaagagaaaaatttatcaaagaaataatagaagacagTTTTGTCAGGACTCAAGAATTACATGAGTTTTTaatatgttgcacacctgaaactaatataagatTGTCTATCAAGTATACTTCAATAACTAAAAAAAGAGttacttgaatttttatattgaaaGGGGACCACTGAAGAGTTTGTAGAACAGAGAAGAACCTAGAcaacaacaaagataaaaaaaaaaaaagtgacagaaagCTCTCAGAGGGGAAAATgcaatgcaaaatgaaaaatcatgtCATCCTTACCGGTAACAATAGACCTCCTTGTTCTGAAGAATGATTTGAACTTGAGGACTTGATTACCTATAAGAATGATGCatcaagggggcacctgggtggctcattaggttaagcctctgccttcagctcgggtcatgatcttggggtcctggaatcaggctctttgctcagcagagagcctgctttccccccttctttctctgcctgcctctctgcctacttgtgatctctatcaaataaataaataaaatctttaaaaaaaaaaaaagaatgatgtatcAGGATGCCAAGTTAATGATCAGGTGTTCTTTTCAAACATGTAAGTACCTAGAAAAAGCTCTTCTAGAAAGTTCTTCAGAAGAagcaaacagatttaaaaaaaaaaaatcctaaaaaatgtAGGAATGTGAATTAGTGGAACTAACCCAGGGATCCAGTGAAAATAAAGTACAATCCCGTGATAATGAGATTGGAGATCAGCTGGAGAATCTCCACCGTTATCAGGCAGGGTATGTTTCTTCACTGTTGTGCAGAAGATGAGGAGTAAGGAAGTGAGTGCTTCTTAAAGTTTAGCAATTTCCTCAGTTCTGTTAGTCAGATCTGTACCATAGAAATTGTACTATCTTAACTCATTTTGTGAAAGTATATACTAAttggttatttttcatttattgcaTAATAACACAGTTCTGTATTTTATGTGATTGCATGAATTTGGACCTCAGTCATTACGATGTGGTATATTTTACTATGCATCCCAGAAAAAACCACATACATAATGAGCCTACAGAGCAAATAGTCCAAATGAGTATAGATATCCATTACCCccttcttctttattattattattattattgatttatttatttgacagacagagatcacaagtaggcagagaggcaggcagacagagagggggaagcaggctccttgctgagcagagagcccaattcagggctcgatcccaggaccctgagatcgtgacccgagctgaaggcagaggctttaacccactgagccacccaggcttccctactCCCTCCTTCTTGAagacttttttacttttctttaaaagcacTGTGCTCCCCTAGTTCTCCCTCCTCAGGTCCACTCCCTGGATTGAttgattgtttgttttaggggtgtgtgtgtgtgtgtgtctgtctgtctgttttggCTGCTTCTCATTCCACACTCTAGGATCCTGGAACACCCAGGGTTCCATTGTCAGATCACTTCCTTTCTCTATCCACACTCATCACTCACTCACTCCCTGGATGACTTCATCTAATCTCATGGCTTTTAATACCATCTCAATAAAGAtgcaaaattcatatttttattccagAATACTCTGCTTTTCAGTAGATGGCAATTCTAGCCAGCAAAGCTTTCAAGTTTCCAGTCATCCTCGACTCTTCCTTCCACGCTCCACATTGGATCCCTCAGCAAAGCTTGTTGGCTCTGCCTTTGAAAGTCAGGATCCCAGTGTTTCTGAACACCTGCACTGCGGTCACCCTCCAGGCCCCCGTCATCCGCTGCCTGAGTTTTCACGaatgcctcctcctcctcacaaTCACCCTACCCCCTGGACACTATTCACAAGACAACTGCCAGAGAGACCCATTTTAAATGCAAGCCAGGTCATATCTGGTCACTGCTTTAAACCCTCCACTGGCTTCCCAGTTCACACAGAGAAAAGCCAAAGCTACCTCACTGGCCAACAGACTTTACATGAGCCCTTGTCCCAGCCTTCCAGTTGCCCCTCTGCCagtccttgcttttctttaaatttgccAGGTGTGCACCAATCTTGGAGCCTCTCATTTCCTGGCTGGAATACTCCTCCCCAAGTATCTACCTCCTTCCTGTTCTTGCGGAAATACCACCTTCTTGGTGAGAACTTCCCTCCCTACCTACCCTACTTTTCAGTGCAGCCCAATCCCCCTTTCCTGCTGTATTTTTGGTCTTTGTAAAACTTATCACCACCTGAATTATTATTTGCATTAATTAGTTCATTGCCTGTTTCTCTTTGAACTGGAGAGTGGCTTTCCAGAGGCCAGGGTCTTCTGTTCATTGCCGTATTCTAAGGGCTATAATGGTGCGTGGTACttagtatgtgctcagtaaatatctgttgaacgAATGCATGTAATACGTAAGTAGGTTCCAAGTCAAATGTTTCCAAGATGGAATTGAATAGATTCAAAGGAAGAGATGAAACAAGAGaggggataaaaatattagaaataggaTTAAGAAAGCATCCATTTCTCCTCTCAACCTGCAATAATGTAATTATATCTACACTATTTgaaatggacattttttaaaaagattttatttatttatttgacagacaaaggttACAGAtaggtagagaggaggaagcaggctccctactgagcagagtgcccgatgcggggctcaatcccagcaccctgaaatcatgaccccagccgagggcagaggcttaacccactgagccatccaggtgaccctgaAATGGATATTCTTATAAATAGTATAAAGGACCATGGGGAAAGTAGAGCTGGGtttaataataaatttgtaaacactgttttaaaaatcagtgaaattggGAGTGAATTTCACATGGACCAGGCTAGAGctgctttcaaattttaaaagccacTGAGCTTCAAGAGCGTCTTCTGGGAACAgtactttctctttccctcagtgGATTGGGTCTCCCGGGAAGAGCGGAGTCAGCATCACCTGGAACCTGTTAGAACTTCCCATTCTCAGAGCCCCACCCAATCTGCCAAACAGCACTCCTGAAGTAGGGCTCTGAAATTTGTAGTTCAACAAGTCCTCAGCTGATCCCGAGGTGTGCTAAGGTTTGCAAACAATGGGTCTGACCCAGTCTGACTCTCCTGAGGGCACCACTCCCTTGCAGCCCTCTCCAGTGGATGCTGTTCTCCAGTTGCATTCCTTGGACCACTGGCTTGGAGGAAGCATGGACTGTTGTCCTTATTCCTATTTGCTTCTCATAGATCATCTTTACTCCCTCCTCTCACAACCCacaacccacacacacacacacacatcatcatcatcatcatcataagaCCTACTACCAttacacctcttttttttttaaaaaagattttatttatttatttgacagagagagagaggtcataaataagcaggcagagagaggcagagaggtaaTTCTTGAgtccaggctccccgctgagcagagagcccgatgtgggctcaatcccaggaccctgagatcatgacctggccaaaggcagaggctaagcccactgagccacccaagtgccccaccatTACACTTTCTTATAAGCCATCAACCTTTGTCTTCTGCCTCATGTACAATCAAGGTAATATTCccccattttaaaaacacaaaacaaaaatttaaaaacccaccCTGAATGTCTTCTCCCTTCTAGTCATTGCCCCAGTTCTCATCTTCCTTTTACAGCAAAACTCAAAATAATTCTCTACaaactctcatttttctttcaaactcaCTAAATCCAGCCTTTACCAGCACAGCTCTATTAACTGGTCCCTTCAAGGTCACTTTGTTTTGCTAACTCCAGTGAGCAATGTTTAATCCTCACCTTATTGCCCTGTCTACAGCTTCTGAAAGCTCATCACACCTGCTTCCTCAGAATACTTTCTTCACTTGATGTCAAGCCACCATActctcttcattttctccagCTCAGTCTCCTTTGCTAGAACTTTCTCCATAGTTGAGTACTAGACTAATACCCTGATTTCTAGAACTCAAACCTATATGCCAGTGGCTATGCACCATATCCATTTTGCTGATTGTTGACATCTTGAAACAAGCACGTCCAACACTGAGCTCCTAGATGTTCCCTCCCAGGTCTACTTCTATCCAGTCTTTACTTTTCCAGCTAGTGGAAACTCCTTTTTTTCAGTTGCATAGACCAAAAACCTTGGGTTAACCCAGGCTCCTCTTTCTGTCTCATGCTACATCCAAGTCAACAGCAAAACCTGTTTGCTCAGAATTTGACTGCTGAATGTTCCTCCACTGCCGCCATCCTGCTGCAAGCCTCCATTACATCTCATCTGGGTTGCTTAGTGGCTCCTAACTGGTCCCTTTTCCTCACTTGTTCCCCACCAATCCATCCTCAGCACAGCCCTGGACTGAGCCTGCTAACCCTAAGTCAGACTTCATCACTCCTGTACTTGGATGTTTTAGTGATTTCCGCTCTTACTCAGAGTGCAAAACAAAGTACTCATGATGATGTAAAGTGTCCTCCATCATCAGCCCTCCATTACTCTCTCGATCTCAATTCCCGCTCACTCTCCCTTGCCACACCAGCCTCTTTCCTATGTTCTTAACCACTTCAGGAACATTACCCCTTCGGGGTCCTGCCCTGCACTAACCGCTCTCTTTGCACGGACTGTCTTTCTCCAcgtatctctctccctccccatctagCTCACTCTCCCCCACCTCATCACTCAAAGGTCACAATTCCAGTGGTCCTTACGtaacatttcaattttctttccattctccctctccctttcatgtatttttttctctctttataacTTAGCAATATATAACACTCTACAACATAtagtctattttatttacttgtgttgTTCATTGTCTCTTTTCTACATGTgaatataaattctataaaagtGGAAATTTGTGTCTCTTTTGCTCTGCCCTAGTTGCCAGAGCTgtgcctggcatatggtagaCAGTTCACATCTATCTATTgaaaaatgaatgactgaaaaGCTGAGCTcttaatttcaaaaatgtatttacacTCAGCTACAGGCCCCAGGGAGAATATAAAACTCCTGCGTTTTTAGTGGAaagaatttacatatttttgtgaaAACTTCCTTAAGGCCTATCCTTCCTCTCACTTGATTGTTCGTTGTGTGAGGACTGGGACTGAGAGTTTTGCTCACAACTCTCCAGGGCCAGGACCAAGTGAGGTAAGTGAGACCTGTGCTTTGGGCATAAGATTTAACAGGGGAAAGGTCCATCAGgttattaaaaatagtaatgttTTATCCAGTAATCAAGATATCATTGTaatgcaataatttttaaaagtcaaaattagTGCAAAAATCTGTGATGAACAACACatcaaaagtttaaataaaagtagTACTGACTTCCTTTAGCCTCAGTGACCAATATGACTCCCCTTTGGTGATAATTTTAACTTTCAGTACCTAATGACCATTTGCCAAATGAACGAATAAATGAAGGCCAGCAAAGGGTTGTATAGTAAGgggagtttattatttatttatttacttatttatttttaagactttatttatttatttgacagagagaaagatcacaagtaggcagagagagagagggaagcaggctccctgctgagcagagagccggatgtggggctcaatcccaggaccctgggatcatgacctgagctgaaggcagaggcttttacccactgagccacccaggcaccccagtaaaagGAATTTCTCTCTTGGAGGCCTTTCTTTGTGCTTTGACTTTAATaactaaagaaacaaatactatgtgccaggaacttaCTGAAGTGCTtaataagtatatacatataataactTACTTAAGCCTTCCCCTACACCCTATAAATAGGTGTTACTAttaccatctccattttacagatgtggaaattgaGGTCTAGAGAGATCAAATGACTTCTGTGAGCTCATACACTAGGAAGTGCCGGAGTTAGCTTGAGAGTGACTGTGTGACATCTCCTTGGATAGGAAGCCTGATGGTTCTGCAAGGCACCAGAAGACATTCTAGGAAAAGGGAATCTAAGCAAATTCCTGTTACTGTTATAGAGCAAGTTCACATGGACACCAAAATAAATCATGCAAACATAGGGAAAAAACAGATGTCACGAACCAAACACTAGGCTAGGGAAACTAATGTGGAATTATTTTATGAAGCATGTCAAACATATGGAACAAGTTACAAAGCAGGGCCATTatagatttttagttttgttttaattttttttctttctctttctttttttttttttttaaggaccatTGGTTTTGGAAACCAGAGTGTAagtatagaagaaaagaaagtgagggaaagagagaaatgattcTATCCTCTGCAGCAGCAGACGCAAGTTTCTCCAGTAGTTCTCTCATCGTTACAGACCTTCAAAAAATGATCTTTCCAATGAGAACTAAATCATGGTGTTCTTACGGGGGTGCAAGAATCCAGTAAGTTCTGAATGGTTTCGTATAGAAAGGATAGGCTCACAGGTGGGGATCACTTGCTAGAGATTATTCGCTAGTCTATTCATAGCGAAGGCCATTGACGTTAGCCACACTAACTTGAAATTTACGGTGCATGGGCTCTGTTGAGATTTATCCACAAAAAGAagatttgtcatttaaaatgtgtaagcAAGTTTTTGGAGAATAACTAGCACACTTAATATGGATATAGACACATATAATGTCTATATCCTTTATAGGAGCATGATGTTCCTTTACTTTGTGCGAAATAGTCGAGTTTTACGGCGTGTTGTGAGTGTTGGCAATAACATATGTACAAGTGTCTGGGAGAGGTGTCAGGGGTGAATGAATGTGAAAGGGCTTTCATATTTGCTGTCTCTATCTTAAAACAAATCGTGTAGTACTTGGGTAGTGACATAGAATTACAGCCTCTCAAACAACTTCtgatttccctctcttcttctcaaaCCTTGCCtgcagaagcagactccacacagaccCCCAGAGCCCCAGACTTTCTCTCTTGAGGTCCTAAGCTATCCACCTTGGCAGCTGCACCAGTACATTTAGACtggaaaatagtaagaaaataaataaatctatcctCAGGCTCTAAGGAGAAATTTGTATTTCAACCcaacttcttttaagatgtgTTAAAATAAGGTAAGGTGTTTTTTTACCCTCTTGTACTTTTACCTGAATTTCTGGGGCTCTTTGAGGTCTCCGAGGGGACTGACACCCAGTGTAGTCGTTCTTACAGGACTTTATGAGTGCCTGTCCACCTGCGCCATTTTGTTCCATGTGTTCTTGAGAAGTGCCAACAGCTCTTTGAGCAGTTTGGTTTATCCAaggaatgattctttttttttttttttttaagattttatttatttgacagagagagagagggatcgcaagtaggcagagaggcaggcagagagagagggggaagcaggctccccaccaagcagagagcctgatgcggggctcgatcccaggaccctgagaccatgacctgagccaaaggcagaggctttaacccactgagccacccaggcgccccaccaaggAATGATTCTAAATCACTAAAAGCTCCAGTGGAAATAATGGAGGCATTTTAAAGTATTGACTTCCAAGGGCGGGGTGGGAAGGATAGGcacaaaatatcatttttcagTATATGATATAAATTAATTTGGTATCTCGCAATAGGAAAATGGGAGTCAAGGggtcctccttccccagctctgcctgcgGGAACAGCAGCCATTTCCTACTTGGCATCACGGCCACCTACAGACCTCTGGGGAAGCCCAAGGTCATTAAAAAGAGGACCAAGAAGTTCCAGCACCAGTCAGACAGATATGCCAAAATTAAGTGGGACCGGCAGAAACCCAGAAGCACTGACAATAGGGAGCACAGAAGATTCAAGGGCCAGATCTTGATGCCCAACGTTGGTTACAGGAAcagccaaaaaccaaaacacatggTGCCCAGTGGCTTCTGGAAGTTCCTCATCCACAGTGTCAAGGAGCTTGAAGTGCTACTGACGTGCAACAAATCTCACTGTGTGGAGATTGCTCACAGCGTCTCCTTCAAGAACCACAAAGCCATTGTGGAAAGAGAAGTCCAGCTGGCCATCAGAGTCACCAGTCCTGTTGCCAGGCTGTACAGcgaagaaaatgaatagacagaAAGCTTATGTGAATATCGTAT
The window above is part of the Mustela nigripes isolate SB6536 chromosome 10, MUSNIG.SB6536, whole genome shotgun sequence genome. Proteins encoded here:
- the LOC132026325 gene encoding large ribosomal subunit protein eL32-like, with translation MGVKGSSFPSSACGNSSHFLLGITATYRPLGKPKVIKKRTKKFQHQSDRYAKIKWDRQKPRSTDNREHRRFKGQILMPNVGYRNSQKPKHMVPSGFWKFLIHSVKELEVLLTCNKSHCVEIAHSVSFKNHKAIVEREVQLAIRVTSPVARLYSEENE